agactaactcaaaaaaataaaaacaatcttttctgactacgagtaattgcattttccctcacatctttctcacttccacgaggttttttagttcttagcaccttttttgtaatacaaacaatgtagaataaattattcgatattataaattttttaaatttttcctttcgcttggacggagaatcgaaccgcggaccatgcaatttgtaagccaacacactgaactatgttgctgttattgtcatcaatagacaattatcgatataagttatatttatataggatagcttgcggcgccgattaaacaaactttatttaacagaaacatacatttagttgggcaccgtggagcagaggtagctacgtccgccttgcatgccaagggtcgtgggttcgatccctgcttcgaccgaacaccaaaaagttttttcatatatacacccaaagaaatttgttagtagggacagcagaaaagtctgctaaaacagcagaaagtctgctgaaaaagggacagcagtcaccgtttgctgaaatagcaaacatttcctgctattttggaagctcgattacactaaaacatattttattttggctaaaacgaataaaaatgtcaacttaggaactatcctaatataattaaaacaatattttaggtatatctatagtatttgacaaaaaaatctgaatatttatcgaattgagacataacagcaaacaaaatgtttgctgatctatttaggagcttgtaagtatattacagtgcaaaaatataccaaaaactacttttggttcttaaatatgctttggggaaaaatttataacctaaaaattttataaattgttgttcatttggccctaaagtacaaaaatataacagcaaacatcgactgctgtttttagcagacttttttatatgagtgtatatattccagatatgttcggaagactccgaaaagatgttcaatattacatactactttttaaatttttactatgaactgtaaaatgtgtcttattaaagacttaaagtcagaaaagaacagtgcttgatataaacgaaatggactgtgttgttaattcaaaaatattttttattgacgaaataaaaattttgtaacaaacgaatttttttggtgataaaagtttaaaactttcaaagcaattcaaaaaacgctAACAAAAAAATCTGGCTAATTGTTCAATcctccatacactgaaaaaagaccGTAGTTAAATTACGCATAAATGACGTatacctacacgctcacaaaaaatcgcttctgtaacatatactcccaaacatattttgcttcaagcatatacatttttgggtattgcccaaacatttatatgtttgatctcttccaatatataatatgtttgaaagcaaattggtctaaacaatatatgtttgggtagtctaagttccaaacattttgtatttttgcatccaaattcaataatgttgtcttccaaaaaacaatatgttattgtgtgaacatataatatgtttggaagcattttgcacccaaaaatattatatgcttaaaaaaaatctcccaaacaatattgtgctcaaaattttatttatttatttatatatttacaatcataatgaattatgaaaataaacaggtaatataggtgctaacaacataggttttcgacctgaatgctcaaaattttgtttctgcctaattgtatattcccccacatctttctcacttccacgagattttttagttcttagcaccttttcctgtaatacaaacattgtagaagaaattattcaattgtatgattttttttattttaattttaccttttgctggacgaggattcgaacagcggaccacacagtttgtaaggatcaaagaagtagcagatcaattgcccaaggaaaaataaaatgttaattttgtaataacaagcaacaaccaccaacttaattcaatatcgctccctgttaaataacgctccaagctactaaacacatatatgtttataggctatttctaaattaatatatgtttgcatccaagcatattatatttacaaacattttatgtcccaaacataatatgttctaacatattaacatatatgtcccaaacatgttatgctagtttatgaacattatatgcttgcactcaaaaatattgtgtttaaaaatttgtgttccaaacatataatgtttatagccaaacatatgaaaaacagtctttttcatccgtgtacgttCAATATGAACTGAAGCAGAAGAGAAATTTCGTACGAttctcaaaaatagaaaaaatgaaCTGCTGTAtacttaaaatggtcatgatttggcgccaatgatttttttctttacttatggtctgttcctgtatatcgaacgatagctttctttcgtatttcaaacgaaaaaaattgattttagttcctctatttcgaaaggcaagtcacttcatacttGGTGTCGagtaacaaataaatatatacaatatgcgttaagaaaaaagtaaaaacattgttaacatttggaacagggtaaaatttataaatatacagaaacccaaattgattcgaattcgagtgactgcttttCTATCGACTGGgctttcataaataaaataaagtctgtCCTTATACGATGGTAGTTTTCTTGTACTATAgtgataattaatttattacgaAATTTCAGATGATTCATATCAATTAAACGATCCCGACGTTTTGAAAACCCCTCAGTTTTGGTTGGACGATTCTCTGCGTACACTGAGAAATAGAGTATTTCGCAGggaaaatcgaaatattgcaaaaaatgtAATATTCTTCATTGGTGATGGAATGTCGGTGCCCACGGTCACTGCTAGTCGAATTTACGATGGACAGATGAAGGGAATTATAGGTGAACGAAACACATTGTTTATGGAAAGATTTCCATATGTGGGTCTTTCGAAGGTACTCCATgccatgagttttaaaaatcattATATGATAATAAGTGTATCTTTCAGACCTATTGTGCTGACAGACAAGTGGCAGATTCCGCATGCACAGCAACAGCCTATCATACTGGAGTTAAGGCCAACTACGAGACTATTGGAGTATCGCCAATGGTATTGAAGACTGATTGTCAAAGTGCCACAAAAGTTGAAAATCAGCTGGAATCGATTGCTAGCAAGGCTCAAGCTGCAGGAAAGGCTACAGGAATTGTAACAACAACACGCGTCACACATGCTAGTCCAGCAGGGGCATATGCTCATACTGCACATCGTGACTATGAAAGTGACAAGGATATCCTTCGCCTGGGAAATGATCCAAATATCTGTGTCGATATTGGTCGCCAATTAGTGGAAAATTTAGTATCGAGCAAGTTTAATGTTGTCATGGGTGGAGGTGCTAGCAAATTGTTGCCAAATGGGACTGACCATCGCTCTGGATATATGGGAGAACGTTTAGATGGTAGACATCTCATTGACGAGTGGATTAACGCCAAACAAGGTCCATCTATGTTTGCTTATACCAGGCAACATCTAAAAGAGTTTAATGCAAATGCAACAAATAACCTTATTGGAATTTTCACCAATAGCCATATGAATTATAATCTTGACAATGATGGATCACAGCCATCGCTTAAAGAAATGACAGTCGCTGCTATATCAGTTCTAAAGAATGAACCCAACGGGttctttttgtttatagaagGCGGACGCATTGATCACGCTCACCACGAAACAAAAGCCAAGAAAGCTCTAGATGAAACTGTCCAGTTCGATGAAGCAATTCAACAAGCCTACGAACTTACCAATCCAGAAGACACGCTAATTGTGGTGAGTGCTGACCATGGCCACACTATGACAATAAATGGCTATCCGCTATTGGGCACCAGTATTACCGGTGTAGGTACTGATAAAACCGATATTGATTTTCTTCCCTACACAACATTGTCATATGCTAATGGTCCTGCTTTTAATCATTTCCTGTATTCAACCAAGAGCAAACATAGTTTACGAAATTCTTATCATAGATTTCTCTATGGGAACGATATGGATGAAGTCAAACGTTACGACGTTagaaaaatgtcgaaaatcgGTAAGTACCAAAAATCTTTTAACTGGAATTAGTGGCACCAGATATTTCAGATTCACTTAGTCATGTATTATTAATACTAAAcgattataaaaaaaactgagCTACATTATGGATCGAATTAGTATTGTTGTACAccaaaagaaaaattctttgaaatactCTAACATTTATTGCAGCActttatttgtgtatttttgtaacttttattttttaacaccaaaagaaaactttgtctaatatttcgtttctcaggaaagaaAACATtcagtttattaaaaaataagtaCAAAGAACTAGCTAAATCAGGTCGAAGTGAGAAGATGCAATACAATGAAAGGGTCATAGCATATGCTGAAATTTTGGCTTTAGGGTTTTTTTCCACGAACTTTTTCCTTTCCCGGGAAAGCGCCATtgttttcgaatttcccgggttaccggtcaaagggaaacttGCTTCGATGTGGCATAtatttagacatttgaataaattggAAATCGCCTAAAGCTATGGTTATAAGGCGCTGTCTGGACAACTAACAATGTATATTATACTAAAACAAACggctcggccaggccgaagcttatgtaccctccaccatggattgcgtagaaacttctactgaagactgtcatccataatcgaattacaattttgccgagggcaaggtatcttaaaacttcctaacaccgtaatatataccacatagtccatacgtggtatatattaaactaaataaggccgataaatacgtatataatacagtttaaagtttttatagaaataaaattttgacaaaataaaattttgacaacattttctatagaagtaaaacttggaaaaaaaaaattctatagaaataaaatttggaaaaaattttctatagaaataaaatttggaaaaaattttctatagaaataaaatttggaaaaaattttctatagaaataaaattttgacaaaattttctatagaaataaaattttgacaaaattttctatagaaataaaattttgacaaaattttctatagaaataaaattttgacaaaattttctatagaaataaacttttgacaaaattttctatagaaataacattttgacaatgttttctataaaaataaaatgttggtagattatttttggctcgagtggcaaccatcattatgaaccgatatgaaccaatttttgtgtgattggggatcggctatatataactatagaccgatatggaccaattttggcatggttattagcgaccttatactaacaccacgttgcaaatttcaaccggatcggatgaattttgctcctctaagaggctccggaggtcaaatctggggatcggtttatatgggagctatatataattatggaccgatatggaccaattttggcatggttgttagagacaatatactaacaccacgtaccaaatttcaatcggatcggatgacttttgctcctctaagaggctccggaggtcaaatctggggatcggtttatatgggagctatatataattatgggccgatgtggaccaatttttgcatgatcattagagaatatatactaacaccatgtaccaaatttcagcaggatcggatgaaatttgcttctcttagaggctccgcaagtcaaatcgggggatcggtttatatggaggctatatataattatggaccgatgcgtaccaattttttcatggttgttagagactatatactaataccatgtaccaaatttcagccgaatcggatgaaatttggttttcttagaggctccgcaaaccaaatcgggggatcggatgaaatttgcttctcttagagcaatcgcaagccaaatttgggggtccgtttctatgggtgctatacgtaaaagtggaccgatatggcccatttgcaataccatcccacctacatcaataacaactacttgtgccaagtttcaagtcgatggcttctttcgttcggaagttagagtgatttcaacagacggacggacggacgtgctcagatcgactcagaatttcaccacgacccagaatatatatactttatggggtcttagagcaatatttcgatgtgttacaaacggaatgacaaagttaatatacccccatcctatggtggagggtataactagCGTAACCAGGCCCGTttcgctgcgcctcccgaagcatattttcgttaacttagtcaaccatatccttcgatctgaaaacaaattcgaaaagatttgaactcttttaaagagtagggtcaggGGAAGTCTCGCACAAAcactgaagtactgattaatcactccatggtttccacacacgtgtcccatacatttcaaaaaaatcggactacttgctttttcgtttatatacagaaatagggtggttat
This is a stretch of genomic DNA from Haematobia irritans isolate KBUSLIRL chromosome 4, ASM5000362v1, whole genome shotgun sequence. It encodes these proteins:
- the Alp1 gene encoding alkaline phosphatase 1 isoform X1 encodes the protein MLHFFFSYLICCMWYIGDCRISVKTLGIWKPYEGTGLISWKFICDLANDNLGHIIPRDTRNPEVDNLYYMRTMLNDSYQLNDPDVLKTPQFWLDDSLRTLRNRVFRRENRNIAKNVIFFIGDGMSVPTVTASRIYDGQMKGIIGERNTLFMERFPYVGLSKTYCADRQVADSACTATAYHTGVKANYETIGVSPMVLKTDCQSATKVENQLESIASKAQAAGKATGIVTTTRVTHASPAGAYAHTAHRDYESDKDILRLGNDPNICVDIGRQLVENLVSSKFNVVMGGGASKLLPNGTDHRSGYMGERLDGRHLIDEWINAKQGPSMFAYTRQHLKEFNANATNNLIGIFTNSHMNYNLDNDGSQPSLKEMTVAAISVLKNEPNGFFLFIEGGRIDHAHHETKAKKALDETVQFDEAIQQAYELTNPEDTLIVVSADHGHTMTINGYPLLGTSITGVGTDKTDIDFLPYTTLSYANGPAFNHFLYSTKSKHSLRNSYHRFLYGNDMDEVKRYDVRKMSKIGDKNFQYPAAAPMIDETHGGGDVAIYASGPWSHLFTGVLEQSILPAFMCFAACLSPGELSSCNLTSYK
- the Alp1 gene encoding alkaline phosphatase 1 isoform X3 — translated: MSVPTVTASRIYDGQMKGIIGERNTLFMERFPYVGLSKTYCADRQVADSACTATAYHTGVKANYETIGVSPMVLKTDCQSATKVENQLESIASKAQAAGKATGIVTTTRVTHASPAGAYAHTAHRDYESDKDILRLGNDPNICVDIGRQLVENLVSSKFNVVMGGGASKLLPNGTDHRSGYMGERLDGRHLIDEWINAKQGPSMFAYTRQHLKEFNANATNNLIGIFTNSHMNYNLDNDGSQPSLKEMTVAAISVLKNEPNGFFLFIEGGRIDHAHHETKAKKALDETVQFDEAIQQAYELTNPEDTLIVVSADHGHTMTINGYPLLGTSITGVGTDKTDIDFLPYTTLSYANGPAFNHFLYSTKSKHSLRNSYHRFLYGNDMDEVKRYDVRKMSKIGDKNFQYPAAAPMIDETHGGGDVAIYASGPWSHLFTGVLEQSILPAFMCFAACLSPGELSSCNLTSYK
- the Alp1 gene encoding alkaline phosphatase 1 isoform X2, which produces MRTMLNDSYQLNDPDVLKTPQFWLDDSLRTLRNRVFRRENRNIAKNVIFFIGDGMSVPTVTASRIYDGQMKGIIGERNTLFMERFPYVGLSKTYCADRQVADSACTATAYHTGVKANYETIGVSPMVLKTDCQSATKVENQLESIASKAQAAGKATGIVTTTRVTHASPAGAYAHTAHRDYESDKDILRLGNDPNICVDIGRQLVENLVSSKFNVVMGGGASKLLPNGTDHRSGYMGERLDGRHLIDEWINAKQGPSMFAYTRQHLKEFNANATNNLIGIFTNSHMNYNLDNDGSQPSLKEMTVAAISVLKNEPNGFFLFIEGGRIDHAHHETKAKKALDETVQFDEAIQQAYELTNPEDTLIVVSADHGHTMTINGYPLLGTSITGVGTDKTDIDFLPYTTLSYANGPAFNHFLYSTKSKHSLRNSYHRFLYGNDMDEVKRYDVRKMSKIGDKNFQYPAAAPMIDETHGGGDVAIYASGPWSHLFTGVLEQSILPAFMCFAACLSPGELSSCNLTSYK